In Chitinophaga sp. HK235, a single window of DNA contains:
- the lipB gene encoding lipoyl(octanoyl) transferase LipB: MDKQEIIIRDLGKIDYQEAWDYQEQLLKENVQLKAQTPDLWPKPTTNYLLFCEHPPVYTLGKSGHMENLLLSREELDEQGIGFVPTNRGGDITFHGPGQIVGYPILDLENFFTDIGKYLRCLEEVVIRTIAEYGVIGDRSPGETGVWLDPAEKTKARKICAMGVRCSRWVTMHGFALNVNTPMNYFDNIIACGIADKQVATLDKEVGREVDINDVKAKLSKHFADVFGATMI, translated from the coding sequence ATGGATAAGCAGGAGATCATCATCAGAGACCTTGGAAAAATAGATTACCAGGAAGCCTGGGACTACCAGGAACAGTTGTTGAAGGAAAATGTACAGCTGAAAGCACAAACACCCGACCTGTGGCCCAAGCCCACCACCAATTACCTTCTTTTTTGCGAGCATCCGCCGGTATATACCCTTGGTAAAAGCGGACACATGGAGAATCTGTTGCTGAGTAGGGAAGAGCTGGATGAACAGGGGATTGGTTTTGTACCTACCAACAGAGGCGGTGATATTACCTTTCACGGCCCGGGCCAGATAGTAGGATATCCGATTCTGGACCTGGAAAATTTCTTTACAGATATTGGAAAATACCTGCGTTGCCTGGAGGAAGTAGTGATCCGTACAATCGCGGAATACGGTGTTATAGGTGACCGTTCCCCCGGGGAGACCGGCGTATGGCTGGATCCGGCGGAAAAAACAAAAGCCCGCAAAATATGTGCAATGGGTGTCCGTTGCAGCCGCTGGGTGACCATGCATGGTTTTGCCCTCAATGTCAATACACCGATGAACTATTTTGATAACATTATTGCCTGTGGGATTGCAGATAAACAAGTGGCTACACTCGACAAGGAAGTAGGCAGGGAAGTGGATATCAACGACGTGAAGGCCAAACTCAGCAAGCACTTTGCGGATGTATTTGGTGCTACTATGATTTAA